A genome region from Labilibaculum antarcticum includes the following:
- a CDS encoding ABC transporter permease, which translates to MNLELFIAKKITLNNKGDGNISHPIISIAKISIALGISIMILAVAIVTGFKSEITNKVIGFGSHIQITNYDNNSSFETQPIEKNAISISGIENTPGILHVQSFATKPGILKTKSDIQGIVLNGIGKDYDWSFFTNHLVDGRIIQLTDSTKSNEILISEKLSNLLQLKVDDKLSVYFIQQPPRVRSFTVAGIYNTGMEEFDKLFLICDIQHIQKLNDWTDNQVSGYEIFIDDFDDLNFIEQQVRGITATSFTDEGAGLKVRSIVRKYPQIFSWLDMLDMNVWIILSLMILVAGFNMVSGLLIIILEKTNMIGILKALGTENWSIRKIFLYQSAMLIGKGMLWGNIIGISVCLLQSYFEIIPLDPTNYYVDTVPINLKLSHIILLNIGSLIATVSMLLVPSYLITKITPAKAIKFD; encoded by the coding sequence TTGAACTTAGAACTTTTTATAGCTAAGAAAATCACCCTCAACAATAAGGGCGACGGAAATATATCTCATCCCATTATTAGCATTGCTAAAATTAGTATTGCTCTTGGCATATCTATAATGATATTGGCTGTGGCTATTGTTACCGGGTTCAAATCTGAAATTACGAACAAGGTTATTGGTTTTGGATCGCATATCCAAATTACAAATTACGATAACAACTCGTCGTTTGAAACTCAACCAATCGAAAAAAACGCCATATCCATAAGTGGCATTGAAAATACCCCTGGGATTTTACACGTACAATCTTTTGCAACCAAACCTGGCATTCTTAAAACGAAATCAGATATTCAAGGAATTGTTTTAAACGGAATAGGCAAAGATTATGATTGGAGTTTTTTTACTAATCATTTGGTTGACGGAAGAATCATTCAGCTTACCGATAGCACCAAAAGCAATGAAATTCTGATATCGGAGAAACTCTCGAACCTTCTTCAGCTTAAAGTTGACGATAAATTATCCGTCTATTTTATACAGCAACCTCCTAGAGTAAGAAGCTTTACCGTTGCCGGGATTTACAATACCGGAATGGAAGAATTCGACAAACTATTCCTTATTTGCGACATACAACACATTCAGAAACTAAACGACTGGACTGACAATCAGGTTAGTGGATATGAGATATTTATTGATGACTTTGATGATTTGAATTTTATAGAACAGCAAGTAAGAGGCATTACTGCGACCTCATTTACCGATGAAGGTGCCGGATTAAAAGTAAGGAGCATTGTTCGTAAATATCCGCAAATATTCAGCTGGTTAGACATGCTCGATATGAACGTATGGATCATACTAAGCTTAATGATACTGGTTGCCGGTTTTAATATGGTTTCGGGTCTTTTGATTATTATTCTTGAAAAGACCAACATGATTGGGATTTTAAAAGCCTTGGGCACAGAAAACTGGTCTATTCGTAAAATCTTTCTATACCAATCGGCCATGCTTATTGGCAAAGGAATGCTGTGGGGAAATATTATTGGTATATCAGTCTGTTTGTTACAATCCTATTTCGAGATAATCCCTTTGGATCCAACGAATTACTATGTAGATACCGTACCTATCAATCTTAAACTCAGTCACATTATTCTTTTAAACATTGGAAGTTTAATAGCAACAGTTTCGATGTTATTGGTTCCCTCCTATTTAATCACCAAAATAACTCCTGCAAAAGCCATTAAATTTGATTAA
- a CDS encoding exo-beta-N-acetylmuramidase NamZ family protein, whose product MRKIKQLIQYCVLTSCFLIAVSLSSCAQKQSEALLTGAERFEEYIPLLNQKKVAVVANQSSLVKGEHLVDALLAKDIQITKIFSPEHGFRGDADAGEKITNGLDVKTGLPIVSLYGKHFKPSAADLKDIDVVLFDIQDVGVRFYTYISTLHYVMEACAEQGKQVIVLDRPNPNSHYVDGPVLEMKYRSFVGMHPVPVVYGMSIGEYAQMINGEKWLKNKVQCELVVVPCKNWNRDDAYLLPVKPSPNLPNHLSVSLYPSLCFFEGTVVSAGRGTEYPFQAYGHPAFTNGDCEFTPQSISGASKYPKFEGEKCIAYDLRKINPEDFRKKKKLDLSFLLNAYSELKAKPDFFNSFFENLAGTAKLRTQIENSLSEAEIRNSWESDRNKFMTIRAKYLIYPDFAEERIERETEAPE is encoded by the coding sequence ATGAGAAAAATAAAACAATTGATACAATATTGTGTGCTGACTTCCTGCTTTCTAATTGCAGTAAGTTTATCATCTTGTGCACAAAAACAATCTGAAGCATTGCTAACGGGAGCCGAACGTTTTGAGGAATACATTCCACTTCTTAACCAAAAGAAAGTTGCCGTAGTTGCTAACCAGTCTTCTTTGGTGAAGGGAGAGCATTTGGTTGATGCTTTGTTGGCAAAGGATATTCAGATTACTAAAATATTTAGCCCGGAACATGGATTTAGAGGAGATGCTGATGCCGGAGAAAAAATTACCAATGGCCTGGATGTAAAAACAGGTTTGCCAATTGTTTCTTTGTATGGGAAGCATTTTAAACCTTCGGCGGCAGATTTGAAGGATATCGATGTGGTACTTTTTGATATTCAGGATGTAGGTGTTCGTTTCTATACTTATATATCGACTTTGCATTATGTGATGGAAGCTTGTGCTGAACAGGGAAAGCAGGTGATTGTTCTCGATCGGCCAAATCCAAACTCACATTATGTGGATGGACCTGTTTTGGAAATGAAATACCGCTCCTTTGTTGGAATGCATCCGGTGCCGGTTGTTTATGGCATGTCGATAGGTGAATATGCCCAAATGATTAATGGGGAGAAATGGTTAAAGAATAAAGTGCAGTGCGAATTGGTGGTTGTTCCGTGTAAAAATTGGAATCGAGATGATGCCTATTTATTGCCTGTAAAGCCTTCGCCAAATTTGCCAAATCATTTGTCAGTTAGCTTGTATCCGTCCCTTTGTTTTTTTGAGGGAACAGTTGTAAGTGCCGGTCGTGGTACTGAGTACCCCTTTCAAGCATACGGACATCCTGCTTTTACCAATGGTGATTGTGAGTTTACGCCTCAAAGCATTTCGGGTGCGAGTAAATATCCAAAATTTGAAGGTGAAAAATGCATTGCCTATGATTTAAGAAAGATAAATCCAGAGGATTTCCGCAAAAAGAAAAAATTAGATCTGTCTTTTTTATTAAATGCTTACAGTGAATTGAAAGCTAAACCTGATTTTTTTAATTCTTTTTTTGAAAATCTGGCCGGAACAGCAAAACTGAGAACTCAAATTGAAAACTCCTTGTCGGAAGCGGAAATTAGAAATAGTTGGGAATCGGATCGCAACAAATTCATGACAATTAGAGCGAAGTACCTTATTTATCCTGATTTTGCAGAAGAGCGAATCGAAAGAGAAACAGAAGCACCGGAGTGA
- a CDS encoding thioredoxin family protein, whose translation MAFTLHINDKAPNFDLIATDGIRYKLNDFKSSKLLVIFFTCNHCPYVIGSDEDTRAIADKYIPNGVEFVGINSNSANTYEEDDYDHMVTRMEENDFPWVYLYDETQEVAMAYGALRTPHYYLFNEARKLIYIGRAVDNPRDTSKVQVRDLERAIDEYLAGKEISVPVTNPIGCNVKWDGKDKHWMPADACDLL comes from the coding sequence ATGGCATTTACCTTACACATTAATGATAAAGCTCCGAATTTTGATCTGATAGCTACTGATGGAATTCGTTATAAATTGAATGATTTTAAGTCATCTAAATTATTAGTGATTTTTTTTACTTGTAATCATTGTCCGTATGTAATCGGCTCCGACGAAGATACCAGAGCAATCGCAGACAAATACATTCCAAATGGAGTCGAATTTGTGGGGATTAATTCTAATTCTGCAAATACTTACGAGGAAGATGATTACGATCATATGGTAACACGAATGGAAGAAAATGATTTTCCTTGGGTTTATTTGTATGACGAAACACAAGAGGTTGCAATGGCTTATGGAGCGTTGAGAACTCCTCATTATTATTTATTTAATGAAGCCAGAAAGCTGATTTATATTGGTAGAGCTGTAGATAATCCAAGAGATACTTCGAAAGTTCAAGTTCGTGATTTGGAACGGGCAATAGATGAATATTTGGCAGGAAAAGAAATCTCTGTTCCGGTAACTAACCCGATTGGTTGCAACGTAAAATGGGATGGGAAAGACAAACACTGGATGCCGGCTGATGCCTGTGACTTGTTGTAA
- a CDS encoding pyridoxal phosphate-dependent aminotransferase produces MPQISDKGRLMPESPIRKLVPYAEAARAAGKKVYPLNIGQPDIKTPEVAMEAIRNCTEKVIEYSHSAGNISYRKKLAKYYQNIGINVDENEMLITTGGSEAITFALMTCMNPGDEILIPEPFYANYNGFAVATGVVVKPITSSIENDFALPAIEEFEKLMTPKTKGIVICNPNNPTGYLYSKEELNQLRELIIKHDLYLFSDEVYREFCYDGEEHFSAMKLEGLEQNVILIDSVSKRYSECGVRIGAMITKNKDVITTALKFAQARLCPPAFGQIAAEASLETPPEYFTEVYNEYIDRRNFMVAALNKMEGVYSPLPKGAFYTVVKLPIDDADKFAQWILEDFEYKNQTVMVAPATGFYATPGLGKNEVRIAYVLKKEDLANAMETLAEALKVYPGRTI; encoded by the coding sequence ATGCCACAAATATCAGACAAAGGAAGATTAATGCCTGAGTCACCAATTCGTAAATTGGTGCCTTACGCAGAAGCGGCTCGTGCTGCTGGGAAAAAAGTATATCCTTTAAACATTGGTCAGCCAGACATTAAAACTCCTGAAGTTGCCATGGAAGCAATTAGAAATTGTACCGAAAAGGTGATTGAGTATTCTCATTCGGCGGGTAATATTTCTTATCGCAAGAAATTGGCAAAATACTATCAGAACATCGGAATTAATGTTGACGAAAATGAGATGTTGATTACTACAGGTGGTTCGGAAGCAATTACATTTGCATTGATGACTTGTATGAATCCGGGTGATGAGATTTTGATTCCAGAGCCATTTTATGCAAACTACAATGGTTTTGCAGTAGCTACTGGGGTTGTGGTAAAACCTATTACATCGAGCATCGAAAATGATTTTGCTTTGCCTGCAATTGAAGAATTCGAAAAATTGATGACTCCAAAAACCAAAGGAATTGTTATTTGTAATCCAAATAACCCAACTGGTTACTTGTACTCGAAAGAGGAATTGAACCAATTGCGTGAATTAATCATTAAGCACGATTTATACCTTTTCTCAGACGAAGTTTATCGTGAATTTTGCTACGATGGAGAAGAACATTTCTCAGCTATGAAGTTGGAAGGCTTGGAGCAAAATGTTATCCTGATTGATTCTGTTTCGAAGCGTTACAGCGAATGTGGTGTTCGTATTGGCGCCATGATTACCAAAAACAAAGATGTAATTACTACTGCTTTGAAATTTGCTCAGGCCCGTTTGTGTCCTCCTGCTTTTGGACAGATTGCTGCTGAGGCTTCATTGGAAACGCCACCAGAATACTTCACCGAAGTTTACAACGAATACATTGATCGTCGTAACTTTATGGTTGCTGCTTTAAACAAAATGGAAGGTGTTTACTCTCCACTACCTAAAGGTGCTTTCTACACTGTAGTAAAACTCCCAATTGATGATGCGGATAAATTTGCTCAGTGGATTTTGGAAGATTTCGAATACAAGAACCAAACTGTAATGGTTGCTCCTGCTACAGGATTTTATGCAACTCCTGGTTTAGGTAAAAACGAAGTTCGTATTGCTTACGTTCTGAAAAAAGAAGATCTTGCTAACGCAATGGAAACTCTTGCCGAAGCATTGAAGGTTTATCCTGGAAGAACGATTTAA
- a CDS encoding valine--tRNA ligase: MEIPTKYNPAESEDKWYKYWMDKGFFHSVPDEREPYTIVIPPPNVTGVLHMGHMLNNTIQDVLVRRARLQGKNVCWVPGTDHASIATEAKVVNKLRLEGISKEDITREEFMSHAWEWKEKHGGIILEQLKKLGASCDWERTSFTMDESLYESVIDVFIDLYKKEKVYRGVRMVNWDPSAQTAVSDEEVIYKELQSKLYYLQYQVEGSDEYITIATTRPETILGDTAVCINPNDERFAHLRGKRCIVPLVNRSIPIIEDEYVDVEFGTGALKITPAHDIHDYEIGDRHNLESIDIFNDNGTMSEAAQLYVGKDRFEVRDLILPDLEKAGNLVKVEDYVNKVGFSERTNAVIEPKLSMQWFLNMKELAKPALEHVMNDDIKLHPPKFKNTYRHWMENVKDWCISRQLWWGQRIPVYYLPEGGNVVAKSMEEALVEATAKTGKTYKAEDLRQDEDVLDTWFSSWLWPISVFDGIRNPENEEIKYYYPSNDLVSGPDILFFWIARMVIAGYEYRGEKPFSNVYLTGIVRDEQGRKMSKSLGNSPDPLDLIAKYGADGVRVGMLLCSPAGGDLLFNESLPEQGRNFTTKIWNAFRLVKGWEVADIEQPEYARIATEVFHARLNNTMEQLNEQFKQYRISEALMTVYTLFRDEFSSWYLEMVKPAYQQPIDRKTFDTTVALFEKLMQLLHPFMPFLTEEIWQLLADRSDEESIMVSVMPQPESYSSELLTKFELVKEVIVAVRNIRKQKNIAFKEVLEMNYKLEGGNYDASFDCVVAKMCNLKEITVANGEMTGAMSFIVNAVEYFIPLGDLVDVEEELKKMEEELKYTKGFLISVQKKMSNERFVNNAPAKVIEIEKKKMADAEAKIKVLEDRIASMK; encoded by the coding sequence ATGGAAATCCCAACAAAGTACAACCCTGCAGAATCGGAGGACAAATGGTATAAGTATTGGATGGATAAAGGATTCTTCCACTCTGTACCTGATGAGAGAGAGCCGTATACAATTGTAATACCTCCTCCAAACGTCACCGGAGTGTTACACATGGGCCACATGCTGAACAATACAATTCAAGATGTATTGGTGCGTAGAGCCAGATTGCAGGGAAAGAATGTCTGTTGGGTGCCAGGTACCGATCATGCATCTATTGCAACTGAAGCTAAAGTTGTAAACAAACTAAGGCTGGAAGGCATCTCTAAAGAAGACATTACTCGTGAAGAGTTTATGTCGCATGCCTGGGAATGGAAAGAGAAACATGGTGGGATTATTTTAGAGCAGCTGAAAAAATTGGGTGCTTCATGTGATTGGGAACGAACCTCTTTCACCATGGATGAATCTCTTTACGAATCGGTAATCGATGTTTTTATCGATTTATATAAGAAGGAAAAGGTATATCGTGGTGTTCGCATGGTGAATTGGGATCCATCTGCACAAACAGCCGTTTCTGATGAAGAGGTAATCTATAAAGAATTACAATCGAAACTGTACTATTTGCAATATCAGGTTGAAGGAAGCGATGAGTACATTACTATTGCAACCACTCGTCCTGAAACAATATTGGGAGATACAGCTGTTTGTATCAATCCTAACGACGAACGTTTTGCTCATTTAAGAGGCAAGCGTTGCATCGTTCCTTTGGTGAATCGTTCCATTCCTATCATCGAAGATGAGTATGTTGATGTGGAATTTGGTACCGGTGCATTAAAAATTACACCCGCTCATGATATTCATGATTACGAAATTGGTGATCGTCATAATTTAGAGTCAATCGATATTTTTAACGATAACGGAACCATGAGTGAGGCTGCACAGCTTTATGTTGGAAAAGATCGTTTCGAAGTTCGTGACTTGATTCTTCCTGATTTGGAGAAAGCAGGCAACTTGGTTAAAGTGGAAGATTACGTGAATAAAGTAGGTTTTTCGGAACGTACCAATGCAGTAATCGAACCTAAATTGAGTATGCAGTGGTTTTTGAATATGAAAGAATTGGCTAAGCCAGCTCTCGAGCATGTAATGAACGACGATATTAAGTTGCATCCTCCAAAATTCAAGAATACCTACCGCCATTGGATGGAAAATGTGAAGGACTGGTGTATTTCCCGTCAGTTGTGGTGGGGACAGCGTATTCCGGTTTACTATTTGCCCGAAGGTGGTAATGTAGTTGCTAAATCAATGGAAGAAGCTCTTGTTGAAGCTACCGCTAAAACAGGAAAAACATATAAAGCAGAAGATTTACGTCAGGATGAGGATGTATTGGATACATGGTTCTCATCATGGTTGTGGCCTATTTCTGTGTTCGATGGTATTCGTAATCCTGAAAATGAGGAAATCAAATACTATTACCCAAGTAACGATTTGGTTTCCGGACCGGATATCTTGTTCTTCTGGATTGCCCGTATGGTAATTGCAGGATATGAGTACCGAGGCGAGAAGCCATTCTCTAATGTTTATTTAACGGGAATTGTTCGAGATGAGCAAGGTCGTAAAATGTCAAAATCATTAGGTAACTCACCTGATCCTCTCGACTTAATTGCCAAGTATGGTGCCGATGGAGTTCGTGTTGGAATGCTATTGTGTTCTCCTGCCGGAGGAGATTTACTTTTCAACGAAAGCTTACCGGAACAAGGACGTAATTTCACCACTAAAATCTGGAATGCATTCCGTTTGGTAAAAGGCTGGGAAGTTGCCGATATCGAGCAACCTGAATATGCCCGTATAGCAACTGAGGTTTTTCATGCGCGTTTAAACAACACCATGGAGCAGTTGAATGAGCAGTTCAAGCAATATCGTATCAGCGAAGCATTAATGACCGTTTATACCCTGTTCCGCGATGAATTCTCATCCTGGTATTTGGAAATGGTGAAGCCTGCCTATCAGCAGCCAATCGATAGAAAGACTTTCGATACGACTGTCGCTTTATTCGAAAAGCTGATGCAATTACTGCACCCATTTATGCCTTTCTTAACTGAGGAAATCTGGCAATTACTTGCCGATCGTTCCGATGAGGAAAGTATCATGGTTTCAGTAATGCCACAGCCGGAATCATACAGCTCCGAATTGTTAACGAAATTCGAGCTGGTAAAAGAAGTGATTGTAGCTGTTCGTAATATCCGTAAGCAAAAGAACATTGCTTTTAAGGAAGTTTTAGAAATGAATTACAAATTGGAGGGAGGCAATTACGATGCTTCTTTCGATTGTGTAGTGGCTAAAATGTGTAACCTAAAGGAGATTACTGTTGCAAACGGAGAAATGACTGGTGCAATGTCGTTCATTGTAAATGCTGTTGAATATTTTATTCCTTTGGGCGACTTGGTCGACGTTGAGGAAGAATTGAAGAAAATGGAAGAAGAGTTGAAATATACCAAAGGCTTCCTTATTTCGGTTCAAAAGAAAATGAGCAACGAGCGTTTTGTCAACAATGCGCCGGCTAAAGTCATCGAAATTGAGAAAAAGAAAATGGCCGATGCCGAAGCTAAAATCAAAGTTTTAGAAGATCGTATTGCCAGTATGAAGTAA
- a CDS encoding RidA family protein, with product MTIKRIDSTPRMSRIVEHGNTIYLCGQTAKDATVDNKEQTLSTFEKLA from the coding sequence ATGACTATCAAAAGAATTGATTCGACTCCAAGAATGAGCCGTATTGTTGAGCATGGAAATACCATTTATCTTTGTGGACAAACAGCAAAAGATGCTACAGTAGATAATAAGGAGCAGACACTAAGTACATTCGAAAAACTAGCTTGA